GTTGTGATGAAGTGGCAGTACGCGCAGACTTATGTTCAAGCTCTCTCCCGCCATCACGCTACGAAAACACTTCCAAAaacgaaagggttttttttattttattttattttattttaaataaattataaattacaGATTCAATCTCTCCACTAGTTCTTTTTCATCTAATGCGTTTGGCAGATCCTTCTTGTTTCCAAGAACTAATACTGGAATGCCAGATAACTGAGGTTTCTCTAACAGTCCATGGAGCTCGTTTCTTGAAGCTTCTAGTTTATCATGATCAGCAGCGTCCACCATATATACAATGCAATTGACACCTCTGCAGTATCTTTCCCACATGCTCCTAAATCGTGGTTGACCTCCAAGGGTGGATTTTTATGTTAGGATAAAACGCCTTACATTATAAATAACTAGAAAGAGAGAGACAAAcagacacaacaacaacaacaaacagtaAAACAATATCGAGTTGGTATGAGCacccatttctttttaaaatagtctttcgtgtttttaattttcctttctatTTCGCACTTGAGAACAATTTTGTTCTTAAACCCAGTAATTTCTGGATACGACCTTTAAGGGTTCATTAGTAAAacgatggctctgcacgtgcgccacgatttttgaatgaatttctcaaactttctctgcaaaacatgacataaaataagTAAGGTTAAAATCGTCAGAATCTTGCTTTCTCTGTGAATCCTAACCCTTTGTTACTAATTCACGGCCTTGATCActtgactgaattttgaaactcactcGTATCTCAATGTCAGTAACACAGCATGAGCATGTATTTCTAGGAGACGTTTTCTATAGCATAGACCACcggtgccccaagctcagtgtgagcatgacCGACAAAagtataagggtttgtatgggaatcccgataaaaagcttaagaagataattatatgattAAATTCTCAATTTAAAAATACcatttaaatcatcactccacatattcttattccggaatagagtcAATCAATCGCACCCTCAAGTAAGGGAATTAGTTTTTCCCCTTTCGTGATGAGCTGCTGTCATTTCCTAAATTCATATGCCCTTCTAATTCCATATATTCTTCATTTTATGCGAAACAGTACCCCATGAACTGCTGCGAGTTTGTGTCACGGCTTTTTCGAATactgttttatttttagattaataaattttcactttttaagAAATTGGCTCCaagcgtctgttcagtaataggtCAAAGATGTCGTcaaaaatgtggtaagaacaaaaaagtgtgtgagaaccaatcaaacttCATCATCATTGAGCTTATTGTATAACACCCTTTACATTGAGAATTCTATGGTTACAGGTGCAAGCTGAATTCGTCTCTAAAAACTTGTCTTAATTTTAGCTTTATTTGTTAGAACACCGTGATCTCATGACGAAGACCTAGTATGGAAGTCAGTACGTTCCTTGATAGGGAGTCCTTTCAGAAATCAGACTTTAAGTACTAGTAATTTGAGGCCTTTTTATTCCACTAAATATTAGCTAGAAAATCCACGAACAGGTTGTTTTCCTGGCGTCGAAGTCTTGTTTTTCAGTTCCACGTAACTCGACGCGGAAATACacttctttttcagtttgtacCTGCCAACCCAGGGGGACGGGGAACTGTTTCTCAGCGAGTACACTCCCCTTCTTGTGTCTTGTTTTGACGGAAGTCGAGGGGACAGTCGGGGGTCTGATTCGTTCGGAAATGTGATCGGCTCAGATCGCAAGCTGCAGTTTGTAGCGGTTCGGGAGAGCACTGCTCCGTCTCGGCAAGGTGGTGTGTTGGGATTTGGAACTAACTCTTCGAGAGTAACCTCCTATTTAAACAACAAAGACATACATTTGTTTCTTCTCTGATGTCATAAAATCGAATCAAAGTCCCTTATTGCCTCCTGGCTAGCCCAAGAAGGCGTCAGTGTTTTGAGTTCAAATCCGTCAGAGCCAATAGGACTGAGGAGGTATTGAGGAGGTACCGGGACAAACTCGGACCGTCATGAACACATACCagtatgaaatttttgcagctgCTTTATACATAAAACCCTGGACGAAATGCTTGGTGCATGGTTGATATCTTTTCGTCTAGCAAATATATTGCTGCCCCAAAAGCATAcaagcttgaaatttctggacccggtctgaaatttgttgtcatttacattaGAACGGTACGAAGAGAAGAATTCAGACCTGTACGAGAGTTTCTTGTCTCGGTCCAGCAACTGAGATGAAGTCagaccggtctcatgtaaacgcaatGGAGGCCGATACGAATAACTCATGCCaatctgagttcgtcccggtctcatgtaaaaaCCCCTCGAAACCTAGGGATTTTCCTCAAATGACGTCATACAgtaaaattagggagcttacgagacgaggacgacgacggctgcgaggacttcatttaaaaatacgagttcgcgttatttatatcactacgaaactatttcatgtcgtttcgcggtaaaaatgtgtagtaactgttgaggaattaaaATGGAacgagtgggttggaagcgtagagagagaactgaaaactcatcgtcatgtgctaacgtcctccacagaaccttgaatttggtcatttcacgtcgtcatttaggagatgacggcaaataaatgtaccaaaatgtaaaacgcacgtgcagagcgtgcagagccattgtttttgctcactaaacctattgttttgtagcgtcgtcgttgccgttgGCATCGTCGTTTCGAAAGCTCTCTATTGGCTCCGATAAAGTCATCGAGCGATaccctggggcctgtttctcgaaagtcccgaaactttacgggccattttcgagtgtcccaattccctttgtatctcaagaagggagggggtttaagtcgtcaaacttcatagtcatttttctttttgttaccttgaagcATGtgaaaagatcggctttccaaaacaagcggttggcaatttcacagatggctttttgagactttcgagaaacgggtcggGTCGGGTCGGGTTCTGGAACTTAGACGACCCGCAGAATTTCGGCTCGTTTACGAAATGTTCGAACAGCTGAtcgaaaatttaaatttaagcAGTGGCTGTTCATGATTAAAATTACAGGAAATTCCGGGAAATGAGCTCCCTTATGGTTAAGTTTGTTGTGCTAAACAAGTTTACACAAGTTTTCCTgtctgtgttttttttaacaaagcaaaacaactgaTTGTGAGGGATTCCTTTTCTGCGATCGACTCCAACTGTCCTAGGAAAATAGTTAACCGTTTCTCACATCTATATATCCTTTCTCTATTTTGGTTAAGAAGGAAAAAGTATTCAAATTGCACTCAATTCATAAGGATACTTCAACATTTTTTAGTCCAACGAAATCAATAATGAAAAACTTGCTTTGCGTGTCTAATTTCTTTTCTCTCgttctgtttgttttttgtttgttttctataCAAGCAGGcacagttgtttttgttttcacaccaaattaaaatctttaaatTCACTGATATCCAGCCATTTCAGATTACGTGCCAATATGCGACTTCTTTGTCACAACTTTCAAGAAACGGAAAATATTTTGAGCCCCTTTCAGGAAATCTGCTGCGCTCCTCCAAACCTAATAAAATTAAAGTATTCATCTTAAAAATTGCCAATATCAATTTGTCATTTTCGTATATAATTTTTATCTTGCCACCATTTAGCCGGCATAAAAGGCTAAAGCTTGTGGTTTGTAAGGCGCGAATTGAAATATTTTCCTGAAGAAGTAAAGAAATCGAAGACTATTTGTAAAATGATTAGTACGTGTAACCAAGTGTAACCAAATTATAATTTGCGCTGTGTTCGTTTTCCATGGCAACATTGACTCGTCTCATCTGTTTCACTCAGAACGAACTTTTGTCTCTCTAGTTGCATGCACAAGTAGAAAAAGATAAATTTACTCTCTTAAGAatccaaataatcaattttcaagAAGTATGGTTTCTTTTGTTGATTGGTTTTGGAAAACAATAGTTTGGTGGTTTTATTCACTGACCCCAAAACACCAAATTGTCGAAGCACTGTCTCATTTTGTTAATTGAGCAAAAAGCTTTTAGCGGTAAACAACGTATTGTCTAAAATGTTGATGTCATATGCAGCATTCGACGATTCATTTTGAAACCTGTTTCTTGATCAAGGTGGCAAATTCAGTTGATTATTTCAGAATTAACAGAATACtgaccaggggcacccaacgagaatatagttctaaaccacaaaacatcgctttgttaaacatattttcgtatttaaacggaagatataggcatattttttatcccctaaaaatgtttcatctgttcggatttcctatagCTGAAAGTATATTgattcgaaaattatagggatcaaagctTATCTTTTCGAAAagttcagccagaaaaaaggctctcgaaaattctaggtgacctttttagcgtaaaaatccgtttaaaatgggcaattataccattctttagatgttcgaaaatcctaggacaggcaggcaagcaagaaattttacaacaaatgatccgaaaattctaggtctCAAAtcgccttccgaacagatatttccgaaaagtgacgttgggtgcccctgactgaCGCAGGCATAGGTTACATGTAAAAGGGGGAACAGGGCGAATAAAGAAAAGCATGGTTTAAGTTTATCACCATGGTTGGTCTATGGCGATGGtctttttcaaactgaacgtAAGTAGACTTGAAGAATCCATAGTTTCCTAAGCCTACAGTTGACAGCTTAGGTCGTGAGCAACCACAGTGTTAATTCATAAGCCATGGGACTtctggtgttttttttaatttcagcgCGAAGGTAGTTTTGTAACTTAAGTTGGGTTTGGAGGGTGGGGGAAGGTTTATCTTGAGCAACTGAAACTAGGAGCTTCAAATTGTAATTAAAGTGAAAATATAAACTTACACGTACATTGTGTATTTCCTTATAAGCACAAGGTAATCCTGCATTTATGGACCGGACTCGCGATGGAAAAAACCCGTTGAAGATTCTCTTCGGCTTATGAACAGGTTTAATTTCTTGGTAGAACTTGAGCGTGTTAAAATCGATGATACTTGGGCAGCTAAATTGTTTCTTGTTATTCGCATTTTTGGGCTCCTCCGTTAGCTTTCTTGAATCAATTCGTTCGCCattacttgtttgtttgtcaaaaaGCACCGCGGATGCATATGTTGACCTGCATGACACACTTGTAGATGCCGGGAAGAAGAATTTCTTGTCTACAGAAAGAACTTTGTCGTCGAGGTCCGGTAAAACTACAACTTTCAAAGATGACAAGCCGTCCATTAGCAAGGGGAATGTCTGTTTCCGAGAGAAAGTTCTCTCCGCCCAAACTGAACAATTTGAAGACAATCAAGCATGAACTGATTGATGCCGTCTCGTCAGCTGCACGACTTACGTAGGTTTCTTGTTAACAATCAAGGGCAGTCAGTCGAGCTCTGTTATGCAAACGATCTTCTAGAGGAAGGATTTGACTAAGAAAGCCTTCTGTCTATAATGGAAAGGCCGACAACCAATTAAATTGGAACAAGATTATCAAACTGTGTGGGTAAAATAATTATCTAAAGACCTTGGTTTATAACCAACGgctgtgtgatgtcattagtcGCATACACGGAAATCATTAAATTTTAAGTGTGGACGAATTGCTCGCTCCCATTTTTTCCGGCGTTTGCAAGGAGCCGTTGAACTCATTATTGATTTGGTAGTCTCAAATCGCGTTTCTACCTTGGAGTTTGCATTTGACTACAAACTCCAatcaataatgttattattctACCCACACGATTTCCACTCCGCTATTGAAAGAGGAGATTACCGAATTAGATAGTAAACGAAATTTATGCAGTAACGTTTCTTTGCGCTCGCCGCCTTTTGTATTTAAGGATTGTTTTCTCCCAACGCGCCAGACGCGCTCAAACCATTAAGAAATAATTTCACCTTTTCAAAATGAGTCCTTTCATAACTTGGCTTTACTTAGCTTTGTATATGATAATAATTGCAGAAACTGTCCCGACAAAATTCAACTGACTAATTTTTCGCGTGGGGTTCATGTTTTCTCAGCTGTAAACAAACACATTTTAACTGTGCTTTAAGTGACAAATAAATTTAGTTGTTTGTTGAAAGTAAAAATGCTCCGtgaacttttttaaaaagttgcAAGTTGCCGTCTCAAATGGTGATGATTCATTATTAAGGAAGTGACAGTCACTCAGTGTTAAGCGGAAAGGAAACATCCGGATTCACTCCCAACAGGAGCGCTAACGGGGTCTTGGCGGTTGTAGTATAGTTCCAATGGCTTGTCTGTGGGAAAAGGCGAAAACTCTGGCGAGAAACGGACGCTGTCGTACTCTATTTCTTTTTCAACTCGCTTGCAACCTCTTTCGTGTTTGGGGATACTCGGAGAAAATTCGAGGGCGTTGCAGGAGTACCGTGAACGCGCAACCGTTCGAATGCTCTATCACTTGACTACGGGCCGCCAgctcgcgcggcggccatattggccatagacaatggCTTTCGTACCCGGAgtctcgagttgaaatgtttgggaacgagtttcagtggggcaaaacaaaagttttcaatccctcgggactcaacatggccgccccGTGATTAAAGCCCATGAAAGACTCGTGGAAATAGGTCCAGGTGACAATTGCTATGACGACCGACAACGTTTTATTTGACTAATGATTACAATATCACGTGACAGTCCACGTGCGATAACTTGCGTATACACTCGCAAAATGTTCTAACACCCCAGGGGAATGTGTGattgcatgaaaaaaaaatcaaagtaaaCGAATAACGaacaatttctttaaaaaaaaacttacttcAAGTTGATAACTTAACCTTATAACGCAACTGTTCGGGAAAAAGTAGTTGCTGTGGTAGATGAGAATGAGATGAGAATCTGAATGCTTACTGCTGACAATCGTGATTTGTCCCTCAGAAGATCCAACTCATGAGGTGCTGAATTGCACGTCTCAAGATGACTggtttacaatacaatacaatacaatacaatacaatacattacatacttaattCACCGCTCCccgtagggttagggttagttagGCTTAATTTCAGCTTTtcagcttttcagggccaatgaaacacaacgaaacgacagaacagaacaacaactgttaagaatcctaaATAGCTAGatgcaaaccagttggctatttacaagtcgGCTGGGACGTTGAACCAGGGCCTACCAGGATCacattcaacgagtggtcagaacgggtcttgaacccgggatctccggatctcaaggcaagcgctctaaccactgggccacactgcctcactTGCGATCCACTGTTAAGGACTTGAATTTTGCAGCTCTCACAAGATTTGATATCATCAGTGGagactgtgatcagctcttAAGAAATAATTGTGATatagtttgaaaggctgtacagttatttgattctcaatgataataacgacttgattccaaaggagaaatacaggtctcgatatgCAAAAGTGTTTACTGTAGTTGTGATTTGTGTGTGCACAAACCGAGAAccgagcagaattacagagaaaaggctgagacgtctattttataaaagttgaaaaagGAGGAAATTTTCTGGAACAtatttggttaacaatgtaccgacggaggtcatccacatttcatggTATTACTAGGAGATCACTTGCTCGTAAATACAAGTGTAGGagctacctcaggtatgcgtttaaatctaagcGCGTGGTAGGTATCACTTTTCCAAAAAGCGTCAttggatgaacaggtaaatgcaaaatgaaagttaaatttagTAAAGAAGTCAGGAATACCCGGTACAACTTATAgaagaatgttgttgttttgttttctcaagaaCGGAACgtatttgttttgaattcagggtgaactatttacacattGAGTTAgtgtggccaatcaaaacagagtttgttaTTGGAAGTCTAGacatctacgagatacaaaaacaaaattgtgagcacgtgaacctgaagtaatgcaaatcataatgctgacaaacacaaaagggAAGGAAATGGACAGACCTCTCAACCTCAAAACACCGAAAATCTGGAGACTGATGTCAAAAAACTTGGACATTTCAGTAAAAATCTGGAGATTGATCAACCGGCAGACACAACCAAGTAAACACAGGTTCTTAATaagagaaagtgtttttttcctgcttatatttttttaaaagcatgTGTGGACCTTAACAACACaggaataaactttattttcacagctTCAATACTCACAGCTTAAGTCCAGCCAGTGTGTGAGCACTGAGCTGATCTCATTgctcaggccccagttgttcgaagggtggatagcactatccactggataaattaGTATCCACTGGACAACTCA
The genomic region above belongs to Montipora capricornis isolate CH-2021 chromosome 8, ASM3666992v2, whole genome shotgun sequence and contains:
- the LOC138060188 gene encoding uncharacterized protein isoform X1, with translation MDGLSSLKVVVLPDLDDKVLSVDKKFFFPASTSVSCRSTYASAVLFDKQTSNGERIDSRKLTEEPKNANNKKQFSCPSIIDFNTLKFYQEIKPVHKPKRIFNGFFPSRVRSINAGLPCAYKEIHNVREVTLEELVPNPNTPPCRDGAVLSRTATNCSLRSEPITFPNESDPRLSPRLPSKQDTRRGVYSLRNSSPSPWVGRYKLKKKCISASSYVELKNKTSTPGKQPVRGFSS
- the LOC138060188 gene encoding uncharacterized protein isoform X2; protein product: MDGLSSLKVVVLPDLDDKVLSVDKKFFFPASTSVSCRSTYASAVLFDKQTSNGERIDSRKLTEEPKNANNKKQFSCPSIIDFNTLKFYQEIKPVHKPKRIFNGFFPSRVRSINAGLPCAYKEIHNEVTLEELVPNPNTPPCRDGAVLSRTATNCSLRSEPITFPNESDPRLSPRLPSKQDTRRGVYSLRNSSPSPWVGRYKLKKKCISASSYVELKNKTSTPGKQPVRGFSS